In Brevibacterium pigmentatum, the sequence GTCCGCAGGCGATCATGAGTCGGTCGCGGCCGACCACCTCGGCGTTGAGGTCCTTCGGCAGGGACACGGATTCGATGAGCCCGAGGTCGCAGGTCTGCCGGCGCACCCGGTCGATGACGGTCGCGGAGTTCTCCACGGACAGTCCGATGTCGATTGTCGGGTGTGCCGCCCGGAAGGTCGTGAGGTGGTGGGGCATGAGGTATTCGGCGACCGTCAACGAGGCGCTGACCTTGACGGTTCCGGCGCGGGCGTCCTGGATCGCGCGGGCCCCGGCGTAGAGCGTGTCGTAGGCTTCGATGACCTTCGACGCCCATTCGGCGACGGCGCGGCCCTCGACGGTGAGTTCGGTACCCCGCGGCGAGCGCCGCAGCAGCGGGACCTTGAGATCGCGTTCGAGGTTGCGCAGACTGCGTGAGGCATTCGGCTGGGCGAGATCGAGTTTCGCCGCGGCCTGGCCGATCGACCTGGCGTTGCCGCTGAGGGCCACCAGCAGCCCCAGAGCCTGGAGCTCGGGCCAGTTCTTCATATTCCCGAGATCGTGCATATGCTCATCATGACATATCAGATCCATATGGGTTGCGACGAAATCACCGTCTACTGCGAGCGCGCGGGCGTTGACAGACTGAAGTCATGAACCGCTTCGCCTCCCTTCTGCCCGGACTCGCCATCGCCGCTGTGGCCACGGCCGTCGCATGGCCGATCTCCATGCTCGCTCCCGTGCTCTCTCCGCTGCTCGTGGCGATCGTGCTCGGCATCCTCCTGGGCAATCTCGCCCCCAACTTCCCCGAGGCGTTCATGCCAGGACTCAACTTCGCCGCGAAGCCGCTGCTGCGCTTGGGCATCGTCGCCCTCGGTGCGCAGGTCGTGCTCG encodes:
- a CDS encoding LysR family transcriptional regulator; this translates as MHDLGNMKNWPELQALGLLVALSGNARSIGQAAAKLDLAQPNASRSLRNLERDLKVPLLRRSPRGTELTVEGRAVAEWASKVIEAYDTLYAGARAIQDARAGTVKVSASLTVAEYLMPHHLTTFRAAHPTIDIGLSVENSATVIDRVRRQTCDLGLIESVSLPKDLNAEVVGRDRLMIACGPDFAHAWTKPITAEDLAQVPLLVREIGSGTREAIDAALLGVGGARVAGEYGSNAALRIAAGTSVAPAVLSELALRDDFRAGRLVPLPVADDVDLTRELHAVWSGSRRQSPGARLLLEHLVDSVE